TCAAGACATTCCATAAGCCATGACAGCACGCCACCAACTGAGATGGAATCAAACCCATACATGTCAGCCTTATGCACCAGCATTTCGGCTGCGCGCTGGTCAAATACACCACACAGTGGTCCCATTGCCTGATAGGGCTCATAGTCCTTTTTGTAGATATCGCGCATCTTTTTGCAAACAGCTGCGCATGGTTCGCCACAAGTCCTCATGCTTTTTGTGGCGATAGTTTCTTCATTAAATTGTTTAAGGTAATGATCAACAATAAGCTTTTGATGAATCGCAAGTCGTTGTTCTTCGGTCATGTAGATTGAGCGATAGTTAAATGCCAAAAGCCTGCCGCCGATAGTAGCAAAGTTAACGCCAAATGTACCACCAGTATTAAACTGTGGATCGAAGCGATACTTTGTTGCTGCTTCTAAGTCCTTGGCTGCAAGCTTTTTGCTGTATTTGTCGATAAACCATTCGTCGGCAACTTTGCGGTCTCTGAAGTCTTCATCAATATATGTACCGCCGTAAATAATAGCAGCAATGCCATGTTCGCGAAAAAGCTTAGAGCCAAAGCCGCCGCGTCCTGCCCAGGTATCAACCCAGATAAGTGTTCCATCCTTTACAGGAGCCGAACACAGTGCGCCAAAATCAGTTGCATGCGCAGCAGGGCCTGTTGCAATTACACGAGGGTCGGTTATATATTTATCAGCAAACATTGAAAGCACTTCATGCATCAATGAATATACCCCACCGTGGCCACTTTCCCATATTTTAAAGACATCAATAGGTTTTATCTCAATTTCTATCTCTTCACCGTGCACACGATTGAGGTATAACACCGAAGGGGTAGGTGCTTTTTTTGACAATGCTATCATGTTTATTCCTAAGTTATCAAACACCAGTCCAGCACCGCCCATAGAAGATATGAAAAAGCTGTTCCAGCAGGGTGAGTATCCATTCACAAATAGGCGGTTTGATCCAGGAAAGATTGAGCCTGCTAAAACACCAACACCAATATTAGTGGTATAATAGCGCTGTGCTATGTGTAAGCCTAAATCAATGGGGCCAAAGAAATCGCCAATGGGGTAGCGTGCTAAGCGATAGTAACCGGTTGAAAGGTCTATAAAGAGTACTTTTTGATGATGTTGCATGTTCTTTCTCCTGAAAAAAGCTGAGTAGAATACAGGCTGTTGCCGGTATAATCAGTCAAGCTGATCTTGATTGAGCATTTTTCCTAATAGTCATGCTGAACTTGATTCAGCATCTTTATCAAAGATATACCTTTGCAATGAGTAAAAATTACAGACTGCCAGTCAACCAATAGATTCCGGGTCAAGCCCGGAATGACAACAAACAAAGTCATGCTGAACTTGATTCAGCAATTTGCCTAATAGTCATGCTGAACTTGATTCAGCATCTTTATCAAAGATATACCTTTGCAATGAGTAAAATTTACAGACTGCCAGTCAAGTAATAGATTCCGGGTCAAGCCCGGAATGACAACAAACAAAGTCATGCTGAACTTGATTCAGCATTTTGCCTAATTGTCATGCTGAGCTTGATTCAGCATTTTGCCTAATTGTCATGCTGAACTTGTTTCAGCATCTTTATCAAAGATATACCTTTGCAATGAGTAAAATTTCCAGGCTGCCTGTCAACCAATAGATTCCGGGTCAAGCCCGGAATGACAACAAACAAAGTCATGCTGAACTTGATTCAGCATCTTAATGTATATTTAACCGTATATTATAGGTTCATGTATATCAGCAACACAAAATTGTAAAGTAATAGTATTGAACACCTTCCGTAAAAAATCAATATTTTCTTTATGTGGACCATAATATTCTGCAAGGGCGTGTTGTGGCAGTTTAACTTTGAGCGTTTGTATATTAGTGTTGTGCTGCAAAAAGTTTTTAATCTGATTTTCAAGTGTACTGCGATAGTATCGTGATTTTACTAAGTATCCAAATGAAGGATGATAGGGCCCTGCAATAATGGTATCAGCCACAGAGTTATCAAAAGGATGAAGTCCAATTCTGATTACAGGAATATTGTTTCTGGTGAATATATCATATAAAATTGCACACAGTTCAATAGCTTTATCTAATGATAGATGGGTAAACCTGCCTTCAATGTAGAATTTTTCTAATGCAGTATCTTTTATGACAACAGTTGGATATATGCGTACTCCATCAGGTTGCAAATCTACAGCTTTTTGGGCACCTTCAATTGCTTTTTCAAAGCTATCGCCAGGTAAACCAGGCATAAGCTGTAGTATAAGATTAAAGCCATAGTCTTTGATGAGTTTTGAAGCATTTACTGTATCCTGTACAGTGTGTCCACGATGTGATTGTTGCAGCACATCATCATACATGGATTGTGCACCCAGTTCAACAGTTGTCACGAAAAATTTTTTTAGAAGTGAAAGCGTACTGCTATTTATGTAATCAGGGCGTGTAGATAGCCGGATGCCGTGAATTGCATGCAATGAGTAATATCTATACGCTATCGCCAAATACTTTTCTTGTACTTCAACATCAAGGCCGGTAAAACTGCCACCAAAAAATGCAATTTCAATATGAGTAACAGTTGTTTTTAACTTTTGTAAATAGCTATCAATTTTTTTTACAATATATTCTTCATCAGGGAGAATGCGGGTATTGCTAGTGTAAATCTGGTTGCAAAACACACAACGGTGCTTGCAACCAGAGTGGGGAATAAAAAAAGGTATCGTTACATGAGTTTTTAACATGCAACAGTTTAATCACTCATTTTTGGAAATTCTTTTGAATATTGTGATGGTTGGCTTTTTTTAATTTCCATAGAGCGAGTGCCAGTAATAAATCCATACCATTTGTATACTGAATCTAAAAGTATAAACACTGCTAAAACAATCATGAGGCCTAGCAGTAGTATGTTGATCATGTATGTATATGCATCGGGCTGTGAA
The Spirochaetota bacterium DNA segment above includes these coding regions:
- a CDS encoding radical SAM protein, which translates into the protein MLKTHVTIPFFIPHSGCKHRCVFCNQIYTSNTRILPDEEYIVKKIDSYLQKLKTTVTHIEIAFFGGSFTGLDVEVQEKYLAIAYRYYSLHAIHGIRLSTRPDYINSSTLSLLKKFFVTTVELGAQSMYDDVLQQSHRGHTVQDTVNASKLIKDYGFNLILQLMPGLPGDSFEKAIEGAQKAVDLQPDGVRIYPTVVIKDTALEKFYIEGRFTHLSLDKAIELCAILYDIFTRNNIPVIRIGLHPFDNSVADTIIAGPYHPSFGYLVKSRYYRSTLENQIKNFLQHNTNIQTLKVKLPQHALAEYYGPHKENIDFLRKVFNTITLQFCVADIHEPIIYG
- a CDS encoding aldehyde ferredoxin oxidoreductase, coding for MQHHQKVLFIDLSTGYYRLARYPIGDFFGPIDLGLHIAQRYYTTNIGVGVLAGSIFPGSNRLFVNGYSPCWNSFFISSMGGAGLVFDNLGINMIALSKKAPTPSVLYLNRVHGEEIEIEIKPIDVFKIWESGHGGVYSLMHEVLSMFADKYITDPRVIATGPAAHATDFGALCSAPVKDGTLIWVDTWAGRGGFGSKLFREHGIAAIIYGGTYIDEDFRDRKVADEWFIDKYSKKLAAKDLEAATKYRFDPQFNTGGTFGVNFATIGGRLLAFNYRSIYMTEEQRLAIHQKLIVDHYLKQFNEETIATKSMRTCGEPCAAVCKKMRDIYKKDYEPYQAMGPLCGVFDQRAAEMLVHKADMYGFDSISVGGVLSWLMECLDRKLLKPEEVGVSHLPVFSHVNFSVETDSKHNAQIASQLLDAIIHKKGILDLTEGARKFARKLAREKSKDIIDCFVYNANARKGWIVPNQYWVPGVLSPMPIMGKYYMYYGYDFLPPRELGRKNAHRMIKELMLDNTGFCRFHRLWAEDMIPEIIASLYNMHKEFLTSLEMTASRINSRNVSIYWESQRNIDFIKTYLKRLHQVENVNDKELIHWLNQFEENPHEAAYNYWFEIAKGVHESLREF